One region of Dryobates pubescens isolate bDryPub1 chromosome 20, bDryPub1.pri, whole genome shotgun sequence genomic DNA includes:
- the LOC104297897 gene encoding cytochrome b-245 chaperone 1: MYMLVENRTSSYLHLKRSPGIRSWSLFVGIASIGLAAAYYSADSLAWKLFYMAGCFFVAAQNLEQWEEAVLDKNKGTICLKTFSLYKKILTLSKGGNEQVVALLNEIRDVNVEEETVRYFGKGYLVVLRFITGFSHPLTQSAVLGCRSDVEAVAKLIMSFLELDRVESPQDFSQSSETEASDADEPQDKY; encoded by the exons ATGTACATGTTGGTTGAAAATCGCACCAGTTCCTATCTTCATCTGAAGAGGTCACCTGGCATCCGATCTTGGTCTCTCTTTGTTG GAATAGCCTCCATAGGTTTGGCTGCTGCTTATTACAGTGCAG ACAGCTTGGCATGGAAGCTCTTCTATATGGCTGGGTGTTTCTTTGTGGCAGCACAGAATCTGGAGCAGTGGGAG GAAGCTGTGCTTGATAAGAATAAGGGAACAATCTGCCTAAAGACATTCAGTCTTTACAAAAAAATCCTGACCCTCTCAAAAGGAGGCAATGAACAAG TAGTGGCTCTGCTGAATGAGATCAGAGATGTGAATGTGGAAGAGGAGACTGTGCGGTACTTCGGGAAGGGTTACCTGGTGGTGCTGCGATTCATCACTGGGTTTTCACACCCACTGACTCAgagtgcagtgctgggctgcagaag tgATGTGGAAGCAGTTGCCAAACTCATCATGAGTTTTCTGGAACTGGACAGAGTAGAGAGCCCACAAGATTTCTCTCAGAGCAGCGAAACAGAGGCTAGTGATGCAGATGAACCACAGGATAAATACTAA